One Thermicanus aegyptius DSM 12793 DNA segment encodes these proteins:
- the tatA gene encoding twin-arginine translocase TatA/TatE family subunit, producing the protein MPFQNIGIPGLILLLILALIIFGPNKLPELGRAFGKTIREFKTATNEMFNEKSDKEAEHKA; encoded by the coding sequence ATGCCATTTCAAAATATCGGGATTCCAGGTTTGATTTTGCTCCTTATTCTTGCATTAATTATTTTTGGACCCAATAAACTGCCTGAGCTGGGGCGTGCCTTCGGAAAGACCATCAGGGAGTTTAAAACGGCGACGAATGAGATGTTCAATGAGAAATCCGATAAAGAGGCCGAGCATAAGGCGTGA
- a CDS encoding HyaD/HybD family hydrogenase maturation endopeptidase has protein sequence MVEPLRKKPMITILGIGNTLYSDEGVGVHALPLLEEAFAGYDNVELVEGSTDGIKLLGPVESADYLIVIDAINAGKEGGSLIFLYDDEIPAYYGIKMSIHQVTFQEVLFAAKLREAYPNKIVMIGVQPVSLELGVELSEKVRESLPHLVAKVKEQVDAWMKEEMLVSQKGTDRR, from the coding sequence ATGGTGGAACCTCTTCGTAAGAAACCGATGATCACCATCCTCGGCATCGGAAATACCCTTTATTCCGACGAAGGGGTAGGCGTTCACGCCCTGCCCCTTTTGGAGGAAGCTTTCGCAGGGTACGATAACGTGGAGTTGGTGGAAGGTTCTACCGATGGGATAAAGCTGCTGGGTCCGGTGGAGTCCGCGGATTATCTCATTGTGATCGATGCGATTAATGCGGGGAAAGAGGGAGGAAGCCTTATCTTTTTATACGATGATGAGATTCCGGCCTATTATGGAATTAAGATGTCGATCCATCAAGTAACCTTCCAGGAAGTTTTGTTTGCCGCCAAATTGCGGGAAGCTTATCCGAATAAGATCGTCATGATTGGCGTACAGCCCGTATCGTTGGAATTGGGTGTGGAACTTTCAGAGAAGGTGAGAGAATCCCTTCCTCATTTAGTGGCTAAGGTAAAAGAGCAGGTGGATGCCTGGATGAAAGAGGAAATGCTCGTATCTCAAAAAGGAACGGATCGGCGATGA
- a CDS encoding nickel-dependent hydrogenase large subunit, with protein sequence MAERIVVDPVTRIEGHLRIEADIQDKQIKSAYSSGTAVRGIELIVRDRDPRDVWAYVQRICGVCTTVHALASIRSVEDALDIRIPRNAHLIRDIMNATTFVHDHVVHFYHLHALDWVDVVSALKADPNETSRIAQSISSYPKSSPGYFKDVQAKVQRVVDSGQLGIFANGYWGHPAYKLPPEVNLLAVAHYLDALEWQKEVVKIHTIFGGKNPHPHYVVGGMATPIDINVDNSIHAERLMHVDRLINEAVDFVNQVYIPDLLAIGSFYKDWTYGGGLNNYLSFGDFSTGDIRDVDKYRVPRGVIVDGNMNEILDVDPKDVEQIKEYIDHSWYSYDGKPGGGKHPWEGETTFNYTGPQAPYKNLNTEEKYSWLKSPRWKDKPMETGPLARILIGYAAGRDDFKQIVDDTLKQLNIPLSAMRSALGRTVARGLETKLIAGWMREDMNELLANIKNGDMVTFNRSKWEPETWPQNAKGVGWMEAPRGSLGHWIEIENGKVKNYQAVVPTTWNASPRDHNNNIGAYEASLNGLPLADPAQPLEILRVVHSFDPCLACAVHLTDTEKKEMMEIRLS encoded by the coding sequence ATGGCGGAACGTATTGTTGTCGATCCGGTAACCCGTATTGAAGGACATTTACGCATTGAAGCCGATATTCAGGATAAACAGATTAAGAGCGCTTATAGTTCGGGGACGGCGGTTCGGGGGATTGAGCTGATTGTACGAGACCGGGATCCCCGTGATGTGTGGGCGTATGTGCAGAGGATCTGCGGGGTTTGTACCACCGTTCATGCCTTGGCCTCCATCCGCTCGGTGGAGGATGCGCTGGATATCCGCATCCCAAGGAATGCCCACCTGATTCGGGACATCATGAATGCCACCACGTTTGTCCATGACCATGTGGTTCATTTTTACCACCTGCATGCGTTGGATTGGGTCGATGTGGTGAGCGCCTTAAAAGCGGATCCCAACGAGACAAGCAGAATCGCCCAATCCATCTCCAGCTATCCGAAGTCTTCTCCAGGTTACTTTAAAGATGTCCAGGCGAAGGTACAACGGGTGGTGGATAGCGGCCAGCTAGGAATTTTTGCCAACGGCTATTGGGGACACCCTGCGTATAAGCTTCCTCCGGAAGTAAATCTTCTAGCTGTGGCCCATTACTTGGATGCACTGGAGTGGCAAAAAGAGGTGGTGAAGATTCACACCATCTTTGGCGGAAAGAACCCCCATCCCCATTATGTAGTGGGGGGAATGGCGACTCCGATCGATATTAATGTGGATAACAGCATTCATGCGGAACGGCTGATGCATGTAGATCGGTTGATCAATGAAGCCGTCGATTTCGTCAATCAAGTTTATATTCCCGATCTGTTGGCCATCGGTTCCTTCTATAAGGATTGGACCTATGGCGGAGGGTTAAACAATTATCTCTCCTTTGGCGATTTCTCCACAGGCGACATCCGCGATGTGGATAAATACCGGGTTCCCCGTGGGGTAATTGTCGATGGAAACATGAATGAAATTCTGGACGTCGACCCCAAAGATGTAGAGCAAATCAAAGAATATATCGACCATTCCTGGTACTCCTATGATGGGAAACCGGGCGGGGGCAAGCACCCGTGGGAAGGGGAGACCACCTTTAATTACACCGGACCCCAGGCTCCCTATAAGAACTTGAATACGGAAGAAAAGTACAGTTGGCTTAAATCGCCCCGTTGGAAGGATAAGCCGATGGAGACGGGACCGCTCGCCCGCATTCTGATCGGCTATGCCGCAGGACGTGATGATTTCAAGCAAATTGTGGATGACACCTTAAAACAATTAAATATTCCTCTTTCCGCCATGCGATCCGCTTTAGGGCGCACCGTCGCTCGGGGGCTTGAGACGAAACTGATCGCCGGCTGGATGCGGGAAGATATGAATGAACTTCTCGCCAACATCAAGAATGGAGATATGGTCACCTTTAACCGTTCCAAATGGGAGCCGGAGACCTGGCCGCAGAATGCCAAAGGAGTGGGATGGATGGAAGCGCCACGGGGTTCTTTGGGACACTGGATTGAAATTGAGAACGGCAAGGTGAAGAATTACCAAGCGGTCGTTCCAACGACGTGGAATGCCTCTCCCAGGGATCATAACAATAACATCGGCGCCTATGAAGCTTCCTTGAATGGGCTTCCGTTGGCCGATCCTGCGCAGCCCCTCGAGATCTTACGGGTGGTTCATTCCTTTGACCCCTGCCTAGCCTGTGCGGTGCACTTGACGGATACGGAAAAGAAAGAAATGATGGAAATCCGTTTAAGTTAG
- a CDS encoding hydrogenase small subunit, which produces MGSKTIYEEALQRGVSRRDFLKMCTALAATMGLDVSMSGNVVKAMESTPRVPVIWMQFQDCTGCSESFIRTTHPKLESILFDMISLEYTEVLSAASGLQVEEARQNVLKNHYGEYVLVTEGSIPESYQYLTIGGHSGRELFEEAAKGAKAIITYGSCASWGGIPAAYPNPTKAHPVTDFVSGKPVIRVPGCPPIAEVMTGVIAHIITFGAIPELDQSGRPKAFYRHRIHDKCNRRAYFDAGLFAESFDDEGARQGYCLYKLGCKGPTTYNACAEVRWNGGTSFPILSGNPCIGCSEENFWDNGPFYVRRAKVPGTQTTINPETIGVAAAAVTAAGVAVHATATVIAKKRKGQSGE; this is translated from the coding sequence ATGGGGTCTAAGACGATTTATGAGGAGGCGTTGCAACGGGGGGTATCGCGACGCGACTTCCTCAAGATGTGTACGGCGCTTGCCGCCACCATGGGGCTTGATGTTTCCATGTCCGGCAACGTGGTAAAGGCCATGGAGAGCACACCACGGGTGCCCGTCATCTGGATGCAGTTTCAGGATTGTACGGGTTGTTCCGAATCGTTCATTCGGACCACCCATCCGAAGCTCGAAAGCATCTTGTTCGACATGATCTCCCTGGAGTATACCGAAGTTTTGTCGGCCGCCTCAGGTCTCCAGGTGGAAGAGGCGCGTCAGAACGTGTTAAAAAATCATTATGGGGAATATGTACTGGTAACGGAGGGAAGCATCCCGGAAAGTTACCAGTACCTCACCATTGGGGGGCATTCAGGACGGGAGCTCTTTGAAGAAGCGGCAAAGGGGGCAAAGGCGATCATCACCTATGGAAGTTGCGCTTCCTGGGGAGGGATTCCGGCCGCCTATCCGAACCCGACGAAAGCCCATCCGGTCACCGATTTTGTTTCGGGAAAACCTGTTATTCGCGTTCCCGGATGCCCTCCCATCGCAGAAGTGATGACGGGGGTGATCGCCCATATCATTACATTCGGGGCGATTCCGGAACTGGACCAGAGTGGTAGGCCGAAAGCTTTCTATCGTCATCGGATTCATGACAAGTGCAACCGGCGGGCGTATTTCGATGCGGGGCTTTTTGCCGAATCCTTTGATGATGAAGGGGCAAGGCAAGGATACTGCCTTTATAAACTAGGTTGCAAAGGGCCAACAACCTACAATGCCTGTGCGGAAGTACGGTGGAATGGGGGGACCAGTTTCCCCATACTCTCGGGGAATCCCTGCATTGGGTGTTCCGAAGAGAATTTCTGGGATAATGGTCCTTTCTATGTGAGAAGGGCGAAGGTTCCCGGTACCCAGACCACCATCAATCCTGAGACAATCGGCGTCGCTGCTGCGGCGGTAACGGCGGCGGGGGTAGCCGTTCATGCCACGGCGACGGTGATCGCCAAGAAACGCAAAGGACAATCTGGAGAATGA
- a CDS encoding flavin reductase family protein, which yields MLTRQMGIFPYGYPSQIAIITVEWGGRKNMMAAGWHSMLSMNPPLYGVAVSEERYSYSMIRKAEAFAVHFLPAEKIEWIELAGRNSGREADKFQKASIPSEPGAETGMPIIPLAHVAYECRVKEVYPLGDHHWFVGEILAAYKDEEKLDPMGFPVWENVTLPLYLGKDMERNKDRYILLNKERNEVEWDAIPDQRNVREAVPHSSGSSAL from the coding sequence ATGTTAACAAGGCAGATGGGGATTTTCCCGTATGGATATCCAAGCCAGATTGCCATCATCACCGTGGAGTGGGGAGGGAGAAAGAACATGATGGCCGCAGGGTGGCACTCCATGCTCTCCATGAATCCTCCCCTTTATGGGGTGGCCGTTTCAGAAGAGCGCTATTCCTACTCGATGATCCGTAAGGCGGAAGCCTTTGCCGTCCACTTCCTCCCTGCCGAAAAGATCGAGTGGATCGAGCTGGCCGGCAGGAATTCGGGGCGTGAGGCAGATAAGTTTCAAAAAGCGAGCATCCCCTCCGAACCAGGAGCCGAAACGGGGATGCCCATCATTCCTCTGGCTCATGTTGCCTATGAATGCAGGGTAAAAGAAGTTTACCCCCTTGGAGATCATCACTGGTTTGTGGGGGAGATTCTAGCCGCGTATAAGGATGAAGAGAAGCTGGATCCTATGGGATTTCCCGTATGGGAGAACGTGACGCTTCCCCTGTACCTTGGGAAAGATATGGAAAGGAATAAGGATCGTTACATTCTATTAAATAAGGAAAGGAACGAGGTGGAATGGGATGCGATCCCCGATCAACGCAACGTACGGGAGGCTGTTCCTCATTCCTCCGGATCTTCCGCATTGTAG
- a CDS encoding SPFH domain-containing protein, producing MKEKEAWRVNGFLGLLLFFILVIAGALILWKGIRFAMDEEVTMAVLGIVLGILIIFVGLFIATGLFIVQPNHGVVLTFFGKYIGSVREAGFYLSIPLSARKKVSLRVRNFNSAKLKVNDQQGNPIEIAAVIVFKVVDTAKALFDVDNYEEFVEIQSETAIRHIASLYPYDLFEEEGFSLRGNTDEIAAELGKDLQKRLAVAGVEVMEARLTHLAYATEIAGAMLQRQQAAAILAARQKIVEGAVGMVQMVIRQLEADGMVELDEERKAAMVNNLMVAIVSERGAQPVINAGTLY from the coding sequence ATGAAAGAAAAAGAAGCATGGAGAGTAAATGGTTTCTTGGGGCTTCTCCTCTTTTTCATTTTGGTCATCGCAGGGGCTTTGATCTTATGGAAGGGAATTCGATTTGCGATGGATGAAGAGGTGACCATGGCGGTATTGGGAATTGTTTTAGGCATTCTAATCATCTTCGTTGGTCTCTTTATTGCCACGGGCCTTTTCATCGTGCAGCCCAATCATGGGGTTGTCCTCACCTTTTTTGGGAAATACATCGGCAGTGTAAGGGAAGCAGGTTTTTATCTGAGCATCCCCCTTTCTGCTCGGAAAAAAGTTTCCTTAAGGGTGCGAAACTTTAACAGCGCCAAGTTGAAGGTGAACGATCAGCAGGGAAACCCCATCGAGATTGCTGCGGTGATCGTCTTTAAGGTGGTCGATACGGCGAAGGCACTTTTTGACGTAGATAACTACGAGGAGTTCGTGGAGATTCAGAGCGAGACGGCCATCCGACATATCGCCAGCCTCTACCCCTATGATCTCTTTGAAGAGGAAGGTTTCTCCCTCAGGGGCAATACCGACGAGATCGCCGCTGAACTGGGGAAGGATCTTCAAAAAAGGCTTGCGGTGGCTGGGGTGGAAGTGATGGAGGCTCGTCTTACCCATTTGGCCTATGCGACGGAAATTGCCGGGGCCATGTTGCAACGGCAACAAGCCGCAGCCATTCTGGCGGCTCGCCAGAAAATCGTGGAAGGGGCGGTGGGCATGGTGCAAATGGTGATTCGCCAGCTAGAAGCCGATGGGATGGTGGAATTGGACGAGGAGCGGAAGGCGGCGATGGTGAACAACTTAATGGTGGCCATCGTTTCCGAACGAGGAGCCCAACCGGTTATTAATGCAGGCACTCTTTATTAG
- a CDS encoding DUF3905 domain-containing protein, protein MSSYQNHHPGQDGKTAKKRKDPHAPFVNEYGVVIGDNFYNSPNSPLHHWSTEMDPAIMAGDEWVHPTRDIGWRTAANQELREQGLPPQGVPFMHPTHDVSYNAEDPEE, encoded by the coding sequence ATGTCGTCATATCAAAACCATCATCCCGGTCAGGATGGGAAGACCGCAAAAAAAAGAAAGGATCCACATGCTCCTTTCGTGAATGAGTACGGCGTTGTCATTGGCGACAACTTCTACAACTCCCCCAATTCTCCTTTACATCATTGGAGCACCGAGATGGATCCCGCCATCATGGCAGGCGATGAGTGGGTTCATCCTACCCGAGACATCGGCTGGAGAACTGCAGCGAATCAGGAATTGCGCGAACAGGGTCTCCCTCCCCAAGGGGTTCCTTTTATGCACCCAACCCATGATGTAAGCTACAATGCGGAAGATCCGGAGGAATGA
- a CDS encoding Arc family DNA-binding protein, with product MAGKKQFPLRLDPSIYEAIEKWATDEFRSVNAHIEYLLRESLRREGRLKEKRGTPDQREKKDP from the coding sequence ATGGCAGGAAAGAAACAGTTTCCGCTCCGCTTAGATCCGTCCATCTACGAGGCTATTGAGAAGTGGGCCACCGATGAATTTCGCAGCGTCAATGCTCATATCGAATATCTGCTGCGGGAGAGTTTGAGGCGAGAGGGGAGACTGAAGGAAAAGCGGGGGACACCGGATCAAAGAGAGAAGAAAGATCCGTAG
- the cybH gene encoding Ni/Fe-hydrogenase, b-type cytochrome subunit, protein MAEITPDIQAPPGSLPTPTRLEKRPKGRPAKVVPLHGDTVKVLVWELPIRIFHWINALAIIVLMATGIYIGNPFVSPTVPEEASYSYLMGWVRIIHFVAAFIFTLNWLFRLYWILWGNRYSVANPLKKSFWTGLYETLKFYLFLKNKKPHYLGHNPMAQLTYWLLGVASLVMVLTGFYMFFEPQPESFLGSLFAWVPYLFGNSFLIRSWHHLVAWFFMIFLIAHVYLAIREDYLSRNGTMSSIFTGYKIEPKDHVTGED, encoded by the coding sequence ATGGCTGAGATTACACCGGATATTCAGGCGCCCCCTGGTTCCCTTCCAACTCCAACACGGCTTGAGAAACGGCCGAAAGGGCGACCTGCCAAAGTGGTGCCGCTTCATGGCGATACGGTGAAGGTATTGGTGTGGGAATTGCCCATCCGTATCTTTCACTGGATCAATGCCTTGGCGATCATCGTGTTGATGGCGACAGGAATTTATATCGGCAATCCATTTGTCAGCCCCACGGTGCCGGAAGAGGCTTCTTACTCTTACCTGATGGGTTGGGTGCGGATCATTCACTTCGTAGCCGCCTTTATTTTCACCCTCAACTGGCTCTTCCGCCTATATTGGATCCTATGGGGGAATCGGTATTCCGTAGCGAACCCCCTTAAGAAGTCTTTTTGGACGGGTCTTTATGAGACGTTGAAGTTCTATCTCTTCTTGAAGAATAAGAAACCCCATTACCTAGGGCATAATCCCATGGCACAGCTTACCTACTGGCTCCTCGGGGTGGCCTCCCTGGTGATGGTGTTGACCGGTTTTTATATGTTCTTTGAGCCGCAGCCGGAGTCATTCCTTGGTTCCTTGTTTGCCTGGGTTCCCTATCTGTTTGGGAACAGTTTCCTCATCCGCTCTTGGCATCATCTCGTCGCTTGGTTTTTTATGATCTTCTTGATTGCTCATGTTTACTTGGCCATCCGGGAAGATTACCTTTCCCGCAATGGGACGATGTCCTCCATCTTTACAGGGTATAAGATCGAGCCGAAAGATCACGTGACAGGAGAGGATTGA
- a CDS encoding hydrogenase maturation nickel metallochaperone HypA translates to MHELALMGDILSLVEKDVKERNFTKVNQIHLIVGDLSNAMPDALEMAFEIYRASGIPFLTEDSKLVIEREEAKARCVLCNEEYIPDQRLALCPHCGMPTGKIISGETLQVRSYEGS, encoded by the coding sequence ATGCATGAATTGGCGTTGATGGGCGATATCCTTTCCCTCGTGGAGAAGGATGTGAAGGAACGAAACTTTACCAAGGTAAACCAGATTCATCTGATTGTCGGTGATCTCTCCAATGCGATGCCGGATGCTTTGGAGATGGCTTTCGAAATTTACCGGGCTTCCGGCATTCCCTTTCTGACGGAAGACTCAAAGCTGGTGATCGAGCGGGAAGAGGCTAAAGCCCGCTGTGTGCTCTGCAATGAGGAGTATATCCCCGACCAGCGTCTCGCCCTCTGTCCCCACTGCGGAATGCCGACGGGGAAGATCATCTCCGGAGAAACATTACAGGTAAGATCATATGAAGGGAGTTAA